In one Silene latifolia isolate original U9 population chromosome 10, ASM4854445v1, whole genome shotgun sequence genomic region, the following are encoded:
- the LOC141607410 gene encoding uncharacterized protein LOC141607410 produces the protein MTVVLRFVDKNGYIQERLFDLIHVNETNALYLKGAIEKCLLAHKLNIENIRGQGYDGASNMRGEWSGLQALFLKECPYAYYVHCFAHRLQLALIAASRDVISVYQFFSKLTFIVNIIISSAKRHDQLQAAHLAEIERLLELEELETGKGQNQIGTIKRAGDTRWGSHLGSLNSLLNMYTASCSVLQTVIKEGKGAKRGEADKAYDDMTSFEFVLVLHIMIQILGITNDLCQALQRKSQDILNAMHLVSNTKILIQKLRDDGWENLLQQVLLFCNNHEIEVPNMEDHYIYGRGRFRQPKDRVTNLHYFRFDVFNAAIDSQLHELDFRFNDEMIELLSLSSSLDQEEKFQNFKVDGIYKLVSKFYPADFTEQEKLNLKSQLDLFLLEMMEHPQLDRLKSISDLCRWLAETEKGEIYYLIDRLVRLVLTLPVSTATAERAFSAMKLIKTALRNRMEDDYLTDSLIVYVEKGIAKEFDIDSIIDEFASKKNRRSLLKISKSNK, from the coding sequence ATGACAGTGGTATTGaggtttgttgacaaaaatgGTTATATCCAGGAGCGTCTTTTTGACTTGATTCATGTCAATGAAACAAATGCATTATATCTAAAGGGTGCAATTGAAAAATGTCTCCTTGCACATAAGTTGAACATTGAAAATATTCGAGGCCAAGGATATGATGGAGCTAGTAATATGCGTGGAGAATGGTCAGGTCTACAAGCTTTGTTTTTGAAAGAATGTCCATATGCTTATTATGTTCATTGCTTTGCTCACAGACTACAACTAGCTTTAATAGCAGCATCCCGTGATGTGATCTCTGTTTATCAGTTTTTCTCTAAGCTAACATTTATTGTTAATATCATCATTTCGTCTGCTAAGAGGCATGATCAATTACAAGCAGCCCATTTAGCTGAGATAGAGAGATTGCTAGAACTTGAGGAGTTAGAAACTGGGAAAGGACAGAATCAAATAGGCACTATTAAACGAGCAGGAGATACCCGATGGGGTTCACACTTGGGATCACTTAATAGCTTGTTAAATATGTATACTGCTTCATGTTCAGTGTTACAGACCGTAATTAAGGAAGGAAAAGGTGCAAAAAGAGGAGAAGCCGATAAGGCTTATGATGACATGACTTCCTTTGAGTTTGTTCTTGTCTTGCACATTATGATTCAGATTTTGGGGATAACAAATGATCTTTGTCAAGCATTGCAAAGAAAATCACAAGATATATTAAATGCTATGCACCTAGTGTCTAATACAAAGATCTTGATACAAAAGCTAAGAGATGATGGGTGGGAAAATTTGTTACAACAAGTGTTATTATTTTGCAACAACCATGAGATCGAAGTGCCAAACATGGAGGATCATTATATTTATGGGAGAGGAAGATTCAGACAACCAAAAGATCGTGTCACCAACTTACATTATTTTCGATTCGATGTCTTCAATGCTGCGATAGACTCTCAACTACATGAGCTAGATTTTAGATTCAATGATGAAATGATTGAATTGCTTTCTCTGAGTTCGTCTCTTGACCAagaagaaaaatttcaaaatttcaaggtTGATGGCATTTACAAGCTTGTTTCAAAATTTTATCCAGCGGATTTTACCGAGCAAGAGAAGTTGAATCTTAAAAGTCAGTTAGACCTCTTCTTGCTTGAAATGATGGAGCACCCTCAATTAGATAGGTTAAAATCTATATCTGATCTTTGTCGATGGCTTGCGGAAACTGAAAAGGGGGAGATTTATTATCTTATCGATCGACTAGTTCGATTAGTCTTAACTCTACCGGTGTCAACTGCAACTGCAGAGCGTGCTTTTTCAGCCATGAAATTGATAAAGACTGCACTTCGTAATCGCATGGAGGATGATTATTTAACAGATTCATTAATCGTGTACGTTGAGAAAGGGATTGCCAAGGAGTTTGACATTGATTCGATAATTGATGAATTCGCTTCTAAGAAGAATCGCCGATCATTGTTAAAGATTTCGAAATCCAACAAGTGA
- the LOC141605469 gene encoding uncharacterized protein LOC141605469, with amino-acid sequence MICNRIQVLYSDPAQHYHQLHQIFTVRDVNTNQVVVLQQCSLLHGVLSHIMVLFPHLVHHCITMPFQSVGEYEKHEKNAWSVDFSRTEPSLLISGGGDCKVKVWST; translated from the exons ATGATTTGTAACAGAATTCAGGTGCTCTATTCTGACCCAG CTCAGCATTATCATCAATTGCATCAGATTTTTACTGTTCGGGATGTTAATACGAATCAGGTAGTTGTTTTACAGCAGTGTTCTCTTTTGCATGGTGTTCTATCACATATTATGGTATTGTTTCCTCACCTTGTACACCATTGCATAACTATGCCATTTCAGAGTGTTGGGGAATATGAGAAGCATGAAAAAAACGCTTGGAGTGTGGACTTTTCACGGACTGAACCCTCACTGCTAATATCTGGTGGTGGTGATTGTAAG GTTAAAGTATGGTCCACCTGA